One stretch of Methanobacterium veterum DNA includes these proteins:
- a CDS encoding response regulator, whose protein sequence is MDDKLIKVLIIEDNPEDFRLIEEMLKEVNSAVFELHHSKRLSDGLRCLVRNDFDILLLDLSLPDSVGLDTFFSVYEQAPEIPIVILSGFNDEETAIKAVSEGAQDYLVKGQVNSPLLSRSISYAIERKLIEDELIRHRYYLNELVEKRTEELERANKYLQEEIKEKETLIDEIYRRIQFTLELISIIITIDASVIKEEDSADFYIKSQTRINAIMMLNEILDQSEDFAMVNFNTYTALLINYLLDVYAVDKDLVKLNLDMGGVLIDINTAIILGLILNELISDELKYEFIEGNYFESDQDKCELNISLKSYDGTVKLVMNYDGIGEDINGSRKSKSMLKFIMTILEHFNGSIEFIEDKKKINLILSEIKV, encoded by the coding sequence ATGGATGATAAGCTTATCAAAGTTTTAATAATTGAAGATAATCCTGAAGATTTTAGATTAATAGAGGAAATGCTGAAAGAAGTTAATAGTGCTGTATTTGAGCTTCACCATTCTAAAAGGCTTTCTGATGGGCTTCGGTGTCTTGTTAGGAATGATTTTGATATTTTATTGCTTGATTTGAGTCTTCCGGATAGTGTTGGGCTTGATACGTTCTTCAGTGTATATGAACAGGCCCCTGAAATCCCTATTGTAATATTAAGTGGATTCAATGATGAAGAAACAGCTATTAAAGCTGTAAGTGAAGGTGCACAGGATTATCTTGTAAAAGGACAGGTTAACAGTCCTTTATTGTCCCGATCTATATCATATGCTATTGAACGTAAATTAATTGAAGATGAATTAATCCGGCACAGATATTATCTAAATGAACTGGTTGAAAAAAGAACAGAAGAACTGGAAAGGGCCAATAAATATCTTCAAGAAGAAATAAAGGAAAAAGAAACGCTTATAGATGAAATATATAGGCGAATTCAGTTTACTCTGGAACTGATCTCAATTATAATAACTATAGATGCCTCTGTAATTAAAGAGGAAGATTCAGCTGATTTCTATATTAAAAGCCAGACTCGTATAAATGCTATTATGATGCTTAATGAAATACTAGATCAGTCTGAAGATTTTGCAATGGTTAATTTTAATACGTATACTGCTCTCCTCATAAATTATTTACTGGACGTATATGCTGTGGATAAAGATCTTGTTAAACTAAATTTAGATATGGGTGGAGTTTTAATTGATATAAATACTGCAATTATCCTTGGATTAATTCTAAATGAGCTTATATCTGATGAGTTAAAATATGAATTTATTGAAGGTAACTACTTTGAATCAGATCAGGATAAATGTGAGTTAAACATCAGTTTAAAATCGTATGATGGGACTGTTAAATTGGTTATGAATTATGATGGTATTGGAGAAGATATTAACGGGTCTCGAAAATCTAAATCAATGTTAAAATTTATAATGACAATATTAGAACATTTTAATGGTTCAATTGAGTTTATAGAAGATAAAAAGAAAATTAATCTTATTTTAAGCGAAATTAAAGTTTAA
- a CDS encoding response regulator — MMANPINILLVEDNPADARLIKEVFKDTKTKNRLYVVKDGVEAMAFLNQEFEYTDIPRPDVILLDLNLPRKDGREVLKELKEDDILKRVPIVILTTSSAEEDIIKTYNNHANCYITKPVDFDQFLKVINSIEDFWLSVVKLPSNLNGD, encoded by the coding sequence ATGATGGCCAATCCAATAAATATTTTACTGGTTGAAGATAATCCCGCAGATGCACGACTCATAAAAGAAGTCTTCAAAGATACAAAAACCAAAAATAGATTGTACGTGGTAAAGGACGGTGTAGAGGCAATGGCCTTTTTAAATCAGGAGTTTGAATATACTGATATACCGAGACCTGATGTTATTTTACTCGATCTAAATTTACCCCGTAAAGACGGACGTGAAGTTTTAAAAGAATTGAAGGAAGATGATATCTTAAAACGCGTGCCAATTGTTATTTTAACTACTTCCAGTGCTGAAGAAGACATAATTAAAACATATAATAATCATGCAAATTGTTATATCACCAAACCTGTGGATTTTGACCAGTTCCTTAAAGTTATAAACTCTATTGAAGATTTTTGGCTTTCAGTTGTTAAATTACCTTCTAATTTAAATGGAGATTGA